A single Rubrivivax gelatinosus IL144 DNA region contains:
- a CDS encoding MBL fold metallo-hydrolase: MESAAFVRSAFEQLGLQLFERGWLSSNNVLFRASRSTPATIVDTGYGSHEAQTQALVQEALGDVALERIVNTHLHSDHVGGNAGLQTRWGCETLVPEPSFDLARRWDETRLSYEHTGQTCPRFKVDSPLEAGGVLRLGDYRWKVATAPGHDPDAVLLYQPDSGVALTGDALWERRLAIVFPALEDDRAFDDALSALDLVERLAPRVVIPGHGRAFTDVAGAVQRSRQRLHQFIRQPERHLDYAERALLMFHMLEHRRRTVSELLTWLASTPVFVRIVARRGLGAGEAEINARRVVDSLLAGGQLQRHGEWVTLPGSPG; this comes from the coding sequence ATGGAGTCTGCCGCCTTCGTGCGGTCGGCATTCGAGCAGCTCGGTTTGCAGTTGTTCGAACGTGGCTGGCTGTCGTCCAACAACGTGCTGTTTCGAGCGTCGCGTTCGACGCCGGCGACGATCGTCGACACTGGCTACGGATCACACGAGGCACAGACGCAGGCACTGGTGCAAGAGGCGCTCGGCGACGTCGCGCTCGAACGCATCGTGAACACGCACCTGCATTCCGATCACGTAGGCGGCAATGCGGGCCTTCAGACGCGCTGGGGCTGCGAGACGCTGGTCCCGGAGCCCTCCTTCGACCTGGCGCGGCGCTGGGACGAAACCCGCCTGAGCTACGAGCACACGGGGCAGACATGCCCGAGATTCAAGGTCGATTCGCCGTTGGAGGCTGGAGGGGTCCTTCGTCTCGGCGACTACCGCTGGAAGGTCGCCACGGCACCGGGGCACGATCCCGATGCGGTCTTGCTCTATCAGCCGGACAGTGGCGTCGCGCTGACCGGTGATGCGCTCTGGGAGCGGCGCCTGGCGATCGTGTTTCCCGCGCTCGAAGACGATCGTGCTTTCGATGACGCGCTGTCGGCCTTGGACCTGGTGGAGCGCTTGGCGCCAAGGGTCGTCATTCCAGGACATGGGCGGGCCTTCACCGACGTCGCCGGCGCGGTACAGCGCAGCCGTCAGCGCCTGCACCAGTTCATTCGCCAGCCGGAACGTCATCTCGACTACGCCGAACGTGCGTTGCTGATGTTCCACATGCTCGAACACCGGCGGCGAACAGTGTCCGAACTGTTGACGTGGCTCGCCAGCACGCCGGTCTTCGTGCGAATCGTCGCGAGGCGCGGCCTCGGGGCTGGTGAAGCCGAGATCAACGCTCGCCGTGTCGTGGATTCATTGCTCGCCGGAGGTCAGTTGCAGCGGCACGGGGAGTGGGTGACGCTACCGGGATCGCCGGGCTGA
- the ptsP gene encoding phosphoenolpyruvate--protein phosphotransferase, with product MSIQVFGTPVSRGVAIGRAVLVASSRVDVAHYFVPSERVDQEIERLRQARDAVSAELATLKRDLSPDAPAELSALLDVHQMLLHDETMSAATKQWIVERHYNAEWALSAQLEVLARQFDEMDDEYLRERKADVEQLAERLLRYLARVKPGQTAAPVAPEIVHTRDFGGEEPLVLVANDVAPADMIQFKRSVFTGFVTDVGGRTSHTAIVARSLDIPAVVGAREASRLIRQDDWLVIDGDAGVVIVNPSPIVLEEYRFRQRQSELERARLNRLRHTPAVTLDGQAVELLANIELPGDAAGALESGAVGVGLFRSEFLFMNRGGDLPGEEEQFAAYRDAVVAMQGLPVTIRTVDIGADKPLDRMSLQELRHEHALNPALGLRAIRWSLAEPDMFRQQLRAILRASAFGKVRILVPMVAHLGEIRMTLDALTRARQQLDDAGCAYGEVEIGAMIEVPAAALMVGRFLDHFDFVSIGTNDLIQYTLAIDRTDDAVSHLFDPWHPAVLRLIDETISQANARGKDVSVCGEMAGDAAFTDLLLAMGLRSFSMHPARIASIKQRVLRADTRRLLANVDAVLRAEDPALEAARLFSAAIVH from the coding sequence ATGAGCATCCAGGTCTTCGGCACTCCCGTCTCGCGCGGCGTCGCGATCGGTCGCGCCGTGCTCGTGGCCTCCAGCCGCGTCGACGTCGCGCACTACTTCGTGCCGTCCGAACGCGTCGACCAGGAAATCGAACGCCTGCGCCAGGCGCGCGACGCGGTGTCGGCCGAACTCGCCACGCTCAAGCGTGACCTGTCGCCGGATGCGCCGGCGGAACTGTCGGCGCTGCTCGACGTGCACCAGATGCTGCTGCACGACGAGACGATGAGCGCCGCGACCAAACAATGGATCGTCGAGCGCCACTACAACGCCGAGTGGGCGTTGTCGGCGCAGCTCGAGGTGCTGGCCCGCCAGTTCGACGAGATGGACGACGAGTACCTGCGCGAGCGCAAGGCCGACGTCGAGCAGCTCGCCGAACGACTGCTGCGCTACCTGGCGCGCGTGAAGCCCGGCCAGACCGCCGCTCCCGTCGCGCCGGAGATCGTGCACACGCGCGACTTCGGTGGCGAGGAGCCGCTGGTGCTGGTGGCCAACGACGTCGCGCCGGCGGACATGATCCAGTTCAAGCGCAGCGTCTTCACCGGCTTCGTCACCGACGTCGGCGGGCGCACCTCGCACACCGCGATCGTCGCCCGCAGCCTGGACATCCCGGCGGTCGTCGGCGCTCGCGAGGCCAGCCGGCTCATCCGCCAGGACGACTGGCTGGTCATCGACGGCGATGCCGGTGTCGTCATCGTCAACCCGTCGCCGATCGTGCTGGAGGAGTACCGTTTCCGCCAGCGCCAGAGCGAACTCGAACGGGCGCGCCTGAACCGTCTGCGCCACACACCGGCGGTCACGCTGGACGGCCAGGCGGTGGAGCTGCTGGCCAACATCGAGTTGCCGGGTGACGCCGCGGGGGCGTTGGAGTCGGGTGCCGTCGGTGTCGGCCTGTTCCGCAGCGAGTTCCTGTTCATGAACCGCGGCGGCGACCTGCCGGGTGAGGAGGAGCAGTTCGCGGCCTATCGCGACGCCGTCGTCGCGATGCAGGGGCTGCCGGTGACGATCCGCACCGTCGACATCGGAGCCGACAAGCCGCTGGACCGCATGAGTCTGCAGGAGCTGCGCCACGAGCATGCGCTGAACCCGGCGCTGGGTTTGCGCGCCATCCGCTGGAGCCTGGCCGAGCCGGACATGTTTCGCCAGCAGCTCCGGGCCATCCTGCGCGCGAGTGCTTTCGGGAAGGTGCGCATCCTGGTGCCGATGGTCGCCCACCTCGGCGAGATCCGCATGACGCTGGACGCGCTGACGCGGGCGCGGCAGCAGCTCGACGACGCCGGCTGCGCCTATGGCGAGGTCGAGATCGGCGCGATGATCGAGGTGCCGGCTGCGGCGCTGATGGTCGGACGCTTCCTCGATCACTTCGATTTCGTCTCGATCGGCACCAACGACCTGATCCAGTACACGCTGGCGATCGACCGTACCGACGACGCCGTGTCGCATCTGTTCGACCCCTGGCATCCGGCGGTGTTGCGTCTGATCGACGAGACCATCTCCCAGGCCAACGCGCGCGGCAAGGATGTCAGCGTCTGCGGCGAGATGGCCGGGGACGCTGCCTTCACCGACCTGCTGCTGGCCATGGGCTTGCGCAGTTTCTCGATGCACCCGGCGCGCATCGCGTCGATCAAGCAGCGGGTGCTGCGTGCGGACACACGCCGACTGCTGGCCAACGTGGATGCGGTGCTGCGTGCCGAAGACCCGGCACTCGAGGCGGCGCGGCTCTTCTCTGCCGCCATCGTTCACTGA
- a CDS encoding HPr family phosphocarrier protein, with the protein MIKTRITISNKLGLHARASAKLTKLAGSYRSEVFLSRNGRRVNAKSIMGVMMLAAGLGAEVEIETEGEDEQAAMDALRALIDGKFGEGQ; encoded by the coding sequence ATGATCAAGACCCGAATCACCATCAGCAATAAGCTCGGTCTTCACGCCCGCGCCTCGGCCAAGCTGACCAAGCTGGCCGGCAGTTACCGCAGCGAGGTCTTCCTCAGTCGCAACGGCCGCAGGGTGAACGCCAAGAGCATCATGGGGGTGATGATGCTGGCCGCAGGGCTGGGTGCCGAGGTCGAGATCGAGACCGAAGGCGAGGACGAACAGGCCGCGATGGACGCGCTGCGTGCGCTGATCGACGGCAAGTTCGGCGAAGGCCAGTGA
- a CDS encoding PTS sugar transporter subunit IIA has translation MAALLVIAHAPLASSLRAVASHVYPDCGSGLAALDVEPGMQPEQVVERARALLAQLGAQEALILVDVFGATPCNAALELADGVSARVVAGVNVPMLWRTLCYAHLPLDELVARAVAGGAQGVMQIGGARRQNQAVPPGPHDQDPNHHQQ, from the coding sequence ATGGCTGCCCTGCTCGTCATCGCCCACGCCCCGCTCGCGTCGTCTCTGCGAGCGGTCGCGTCCCATGTCTATCCGGATTGCGGCTCGGGGCTGGCGGCCCTGGATGTCGAGCCCGGCATGCAGCCCGAGCAGGTCGTCGAACGCGCGCGGGCGCTGCTGGCGCAGCTGGGTGCGCAGGAGGCGCTGATCCTCGTCGACGTCTTCGGCGCCACGCCGTGCAACGCGGCGCTGGAGCTGGCCGACGGCGTCAGCGCGCGAGTCGTGGCCGGCGTCAACGTGCCGATGCTCTGGCGCACGCTGTGTTATGCCCACCTTCCGCTGGACGAACTGGTCGCGCGCGCCGTGGCCGGGGGCGCGCAGGGTGTCATGCAGATCGGCGGCGCGCGCCGGCAGAATCAGGCAGTCCCCCCGGGCCCACATGATCAAGACCCGAATCACCATCAGCAATAA
- a CDS encoding CaiB/BaiF CoA transferase family protein — MDQLKPGALAGLRVLDLSRVLAGPWCTQTLADLGADVVKVERPRSARHPGGDDTRGWGPPFLKDADGHDSAEAAYFVGTNRNKRSVTIDIAHPDGQALVRRLADTADVMIENFKVGDMARYGLDAQTIRATHPRLVYCSITGYGQTGPYRDRAGYDYAIQGLGGLMSVTGERDGLPGAGPQKVGVAVADLFTGMYATVAILAALRHRDATGEGQAIDMALLDTQVAMLANLGANYLATKTPPRRVGNAHANIVPYQVFEVADGHMILAVGNDGQFKRFCEIAGCAQLAADERFATNAARVRNRQTLIPLLEPLLHSRPRADWLAALDAAGVPCGPINDLGEVFADEQVRDRGMVTQATHPQLGEIELVASPMKLSATPPTVRRAPPLLGEHTDEVLREIGLAEAEIAALRERGVV, encoded by the coding sequence ATGGACCAGCTCAAACCGGGCGCGCTCGCGGGGCTGCGCGTGCTCGACCTCTCGCGCGTGCTCGCCGGCCCCTGGTGCACGCAGACGCTCGCCGACCTCGGCGCCGACGTCGTCAAGGTGGAGCGCCCGCGCTCGGCGCGCCACCCCGGCGGCGACGACACGCGCGGCTGGGGCCCGCCGTTCCTGAAGGACGCCGACGGCCACGACAGCGCCGAGGCCGCCTACTTCGTCGGCACCAACCGCAACAAGCGCTCGGTGACGATCGACATCGCGCACCCCGACGGCCAGGCGCTGGTGCGCCGGCTCGCCGACACCGCCGACGTGATGATCGAGAACTTCAAGGTCGGCGACATGGCGCGCTACGGCCTGGACGCCCAGACGATCCGCGCGACACACCCGCGGCTCGTCTACTGCTCGATCACGGGCTACGGCCAGACCGGGCCGTATCGCGACCGCGCCGGCTACGACTACGCCATCCAGGGCCTGGGCGGGCTGATGAGCGTGACCGGCGAGCGCGACGGCCTGCCCGGCGCCGGGCCGCAGAAGGTCGGCGTCGCGGTCGCCGACCTCTTCACCGGGATGTACGCGACGGTGGCGATCCTCGCCGCGCTGCGCCACCGCGACGCCACCGGCGAAGGCCAGGCGATCGACATGGCACTGCTGGACACGCAGGTCGCGATGCTCGCCAACCTGGGCGCCAACTATCTGGCGACGAAGACGCCGCCGCGGCGTGTCGGCAACGCCCACGCCAACATCGTGCCTTACCAGGTGTTCGAGGTCGCCGACGGCCACATGATCCTGGCGGTGGGCAACGACGGCCAGTTCAAGCGCTTCTGCGAGATCGCCGGCTGCGCCCAACTGGCCGCCGACGAACGCTTCGCGACGAACGCCGCACGCGTGCGCAACCGCCAGACCTTGATCCCGCTGCTGGAGCCGCTGCTGCACTCCCGCCCGCGTGCCGACTGGCTGGCCGCGCTCGACGCCGCCGGCGTGCCCTGCGGGCCGATCAATGACCTCGGCGAAGTCTTCGCCGACGAGCAGGTGCGCGATCGCGGCATGGTGACGCAGGCCACGCACCCGCAACTCGGCGAAATCGAACTGGTGGCGAGCCCGATGAAGCTGTCGGCGACGCCGCCGACGGTGCGCCGGGCGCCGCCGCTGCTGGGCGAGCACACCGACGAGGTGCTGCGCGAGATCGGCCTGGCCGAAGCCGAGATCGCCGCGCTGCGCGAGCGCGGCGTCGTCTGA
- a CDS encoding DUF4197 domain-containing protein: protein MDRRHFAWTLAAATSAWPLAGRAAALSETDAAAGVRAALERGAVAAVAFLGRSDGFLGNPQVRIPLPGALDDAAGMLRAAGQGKRLDELVTAMNRAAEAAVPEARTLLVSAAQSISVEDALKIVRGGDTSVTDFFARKTREPLGLKFLPIVTRATEKVKLADRYNAVAGKAMGFGLVRKEDANVQQYVTAKTLDGLYFMIGEEEKKIRADPVGTGSAILRKVFSL, encoded by the coding sequence ATGGATCGCAGGCATTTCGCGTGGACCCTGGCCGCCGCGACGAGCGCGTGGCCGCTCGCCGGCCGCGCCGCCGCGCTGAGCGAAACCGACGCCGCCGCCGGCGTGCGTGCGGCGCTGGAGCGCGGCGCGGTCGCCGCAGTGGCTTTCCTGGGGCGCAGCGATGGTTTCCTCGGCAACCCGCAGGTGCGCATCCCGCTGCCCGGCGCGCTCGACGATGCGGCCGGCATGCTGCGTGCGGCCGGCCAGGGCAAACGCCTGGACGAGCTGGTGACGGCGATGAACCGTGCCGCCGAAGCCGCGGTGCCCGAGGCGCGCACGCTGCTGGTCAGCGCCGCGCAGTCGATCAGCGTCGAGGACGCGCTGAAGATCGTGCGTGGCGGCGACACCTCGGTCACCGACTTTTTCGCGCGCAAGACGCGCGAGCCGCTGGGCCTGAAGTTCCTTCCCATCGTCACCCGCGCCACCGAGAAGGTGAAGCTCGCCGACCGCTACAACGCGGTGGCCGGCAAGGCGATGGGCTTCGGCCTGGTGCGCAAGGAAGACGCGAACGTGCAGCAGTACGTCACCGCCAAGACGCTCGACGGCCTGTACTTCATGATCGGCGAGGAGGAGAAGAAGATCCGCGCCGACCCGGTGGGCACCGGCAGCGCGATCCTGCGCAAGGTCTTCTCGCTCTAG
- the lipA gene encoding lipoyl synthase, producing MTDPQTPAYDPTAKQKSQAKTSRIPIKVVPAEVLKKPEWIRVKAGSASSRFYEIKNVLREQKLHTVCEEASCPNIGECFGKGTATFMIMGDKCTRRCPFCDVGHGRPDPLDAEEPKKLAQTVAALKLKYVVVTSVDRDDLRDGGAQHFVDCITAIREQSPATRIEVLVPDFRGRLDKALAILKTAPPDVMNHNLETVPRLYKESRPGADYAFSLNLLKRFKEEVPGVPTKSGLMVGLGETDEEILEVMREMRAHGIEMLTIGQYLAPSGHHLPVRRYVHPDTFKMFEREAAAMGFSHAAVGAMVRSSYHADQQAHAAGVTEG from the coding sequence ATGACCGACCCCCAGACCCCGGCCTACGACCCGACCGCCAAGCAGAAGTCGCAGGCCAAGACCTCGCGCATCCCGATCAAGGTGGTGCCGGCCGAGGTGCTGAAGAAGCCGGAGTGGATCCGCGTGAAGGCCGGTTCGGCGTCCTCGCGCTTCTACGAGATCAAGAACGTGTTGCGCGAACAGAAGCTGCACACGGTCTGCGAGGAAGCCTCGTGCCCGAACATCGGCGAGTGCTTCGGCAAGGGTACGGCGACCTTCATGATCATGGGCGACAAGTGCACGAGGCGCTGCCCGTTCTGCGACGTCGGCCACGGCCGCCCGGACCCGCTGGACGCCGAGGAGCCGAAGAAGCTGGCGCAGACCGTCGCCGCGCTGAAGCTGAAGTACGTCGTCGTCACCAGCGTCGACCGCGACGACCTGCGCGACGGCGGCGCCCAGCACTTCGTCGACTGCATCACCGCGATCCGCGAGCAGTCGCCGGCGACGCGCATCGAGGTCCTGGTGCCTGACTTCCGCGGCCGCCTGGACAAGGCGCTGGCGATCCTGAAGACCGCGCCGCCGGACGTCATGAACCACAACCTGGAGACCGTGCCGCGCCTGTACAAGGAGTCGCGGCCGGGCGCCGACTACGCCTTCAGCCTGAACCTGCTCAAGCGCTTCAAGGAGGAGGTGCCGGGCGTGCCGACGAAGAGCGGGCTGATGGTCGGCCTGGGCGAGACCGACGAGGAGATCCTCGAGGTGATGCGCGAGATGCGCGCCCACGGCATCGAGATGCTGACCATCGGCCAGTACCTGGCGCCCAGCGGCCACCACCTGCCGGTGCGCCGCTACGTGCACCCGGACACCTTCAAGATGTTCGAGCGCGAGGCCGCGGCGATGGGCTTCAGCCACGCCGCCGTCGGCGCGATGGTGCGTTCGAGCTACCACGCCGACCAGCAGGCGCACGCAGCCGGCGTCACCGAAGGCTGA
- the lipB gene encoding lipoyl(octanoyl) transferase LipB, translating into MRLLLQGRRDYAETEAAMRGFTEARTAATEDEIWLVEHPPVFTQGIAGRDAHVLAAGEIPVVRTNRGGQVTYHGPGQVVAYPLVDLRRAGYFVKEYVFRLEEAVLDVLGAVGVTGHRVRGAPGIYVRLDDPFGHARLVPRDDDPFAGLGKIAALGIKVSGHCTYHGAALNVAMDLQPFERIDPCGYKGLKTVDLRSLGVEVAWEDAARAFGQALARRLAPA; encoded by the coding sequence ATGCGGCTGCTGCTGCAGGGCCGGCGCGACTACGCCGAGACCGAGGCCGCGATGCGCGGCTTCACCGAGGCGCGCACCGCCGCCACCGAAGACGAGATCTGGCTCGTCGAGCACCCGCCGGTCTTCACGCAAGGCATCGCCGGGCGCGACGCGCATGTGCTGGCCGCCGGCGAGATCCCGGTCGTGCGCACCAACCGCGGCGGCCAGGTGACGTACCACGGCCCCGGCCAGGTCGTCGCCTACCCGCTGGTCGACCTGCGGCGCGCCGGCTACTTCGTCAAGGAGTACGTCTTCCGGCTCGAGGAGGCGGTGCTGGACGTGCTCGGCGCCGTCGGCGTCACCGGCCACCGCGTGCGCGGCGCGCCGGGCATCTACGTGCGCCTGGACGACCCCTTCGGCCACGCCCGCCTGGTGCCGCGCGACGACGACCCGTTCGCCGGCCTGGGCAAGATCGCCGCGCTCGGCATCAAGGTCAGCGGCCACTGCACCTACCACGGTGCGGCGCTGAACGTCGCGATGGACCTGCAGCCCTTCGAGCGCATCGACCCCTGCGGCTACAAGGGGCTGAAGACGGTGGACCTGCGCTCGCTGGGCGTCGAGGTCGCCTGGGAGGACGCGGCGCGCGCCTTCGGCCAGGCGCTGGCGCGGCGGCTGGCGCCGGCCTGA
- a CDS encoding DUF493 family protein — protein sequence MADIPPEQSLIEYPSAFPIKVMGAHVEGFEEAIVAVALRFDPEFDRERVERRPSKGGNYLGLTIVVTATSREQLDELYRTLSTHPMVKVVL from the coding sequence ATGGCCGACATCCCGCCCGAACAAAGCCTCATCGAGTACCCGAGCGCCTTCCCGATCAAGGTGATGGGTGCGCACGTCGAAGGCTTCGAGGAAGCCATCGTCGCGGTGGCGCTGCGCTTCGACCCCGAGTTCGACCGCGAGCGCGTCGAGCGCCGCCCGAGCAAGGGCGGCAACTACCTCGGGTTGACGATCGTCGTCACGGCGACGAGCCGCGAGCAGCTCGACGAGCTCTACCGCACGCTGAGCACGCACCCGATGGTCAAGGTCGTGCTCTGA
- a CDS encoding D-amino acid aminotransferase — translation MAIALPDTLCYLNGHYTPLAEAKIPVLDRGFIFGDGIYDVVPVYGRRLFRFDEHLARLERSLARIRIPNPHTRDEWLERCRCLVQTLAETRGVDDQVVYIQVTRGVAPRDHVMPEGLEPTVFMMVNPLKHATADQRHHGVACITARDFRWERGDIKSTSLLGNVLARQMSADHGAVETIMFRDGFLTEASSSNVWIVQEGALIGAPKSEHVLEGIRFELLRELCEDCDIPYSLRPVSEAELLSADEVLLSSATKEVLPVTRVDGVPVGHGALRGKPGPVYARLYEAYQQAKRLQSI, via the coding sequence ATGGCGATCGCCCTGCCCGACACGCTCTGCTACCTGAACGGCCACTACACCCCGCTCGCCGAGGCGAAGATCCCGGTCCTGGACCGCGGCTTCATCTTCGGCGACGGGATCTACGACGTCGTGCCGGTCTACGGCCGGCGGCTGTTCCGCTTCGACGAGCACCTGGCGCGGCTGGAGCGCAGCCTGGCGAGGATCCGCATCCCGAACCCGCACACGCGCGACGAGTGGCTGGAACGCTGCCGCTGCCTGGTGCAGACGCTGGCCGAGACGCGCGGCGTCGACGACCAGGTCGTCTACATCCAGGTGACGCGCGGCGTCGCGCCGCGCGACCACGTGATGCCCGAGGGCCTGGAGCCGACCGTCTTCATGATGGTCAACCCGCTGAAGCACGCAACCGCCGACCAGCGCCACCACGGCGTGGCCTGCATCACCGCGCGCGACTTCCGCTGGGAGCGCGGCGACATCAAGAGCACCAGCCTGCTGGGCAACGTGCTCGCGCGCCAGATGTCGGCCGACCACGGCGCGGTCGAGACGATCATGTTCCGCGACGGCTTCCTCACCGAGGCCTCGTCGAGCAACGTCTGGATCGTGCAGGAAGGCGCGCTGATCGGCGCGCCCAAGAGCGAACACGTGCTCGAAGGCATCCGCTTCGAGCTGCTGCGCGAGCTGTGCGAGGACTGCGACATCCCCTACAGCCTGCGCCCGGTCTCCGAGGCCGAGCTGCTGTCGGCCGACGAGGTGCTGCTGAGCTCGGCCACCAAGGAAGTTCTGCCGGTGACCCGCGTCGACGGCGTGCCGGTGGGCCACGGCGCGCTGCGCGGCAAGCCGGGGCCAGTCTACGCCCGCCTGTACGAGGCTTACCAGCAGGCCAAGCGCCTGCAGTCGATCTGA
- a CDS encoding D-alanyl-D-alanine carboxypeptidase family protein, producing MKRILSLALAFFVAGAHAQAPVPPEIAARQYILIDVSANQVLAERDADTPADPASLTKLMSAYLVFNAIRDGKLTLDQRLPVSTRAWDERKYGGSLMFIDTRMQPRVDELLRGMIVQSGNDATVALAEAVGGTVENFVAMMNKQAQAWGLKNTQFKNPSGLTEPGHKTTPREIAYIATRIIQDHPKFYPIYSERAFAFNNIRQDNRNLLLGRDPSVDGMKTGYTEAAGYCLVASAQRDMPNGKRRLLSVVMGTASMQARANESQKLLNWGYAAWDAIRLFDAGKAVATVPVWKGNKSEARLGAPGAIFVAVPRGEGEKLKTSIERTDPLVAPLQQGQRVGTLKVTTAGGTTVAQIPLQVLEPVGLAGIFGRAWDAVRLWIK from the coding sequence ATGAAACGAATCCTCTCCCTGGCGCTGGCCTTCTTCGTGGCCGGCGCCCACGCCCAGGCGCCGGTGCCGCCCGAGATCGCCGCGCGCCAGTACATCCTGATCGACGTCAGCGCCAACCAGGTGCTGGCCGAACGCGACGCCGACACCCCGGCCGACCCGGCCTCGCTGACCAAGCTGATGAGCGCCTACCTGGTGTTCAACGCGATCCGCGACGGCAAGCTGACGCTGGACCAGCGCCTGCCGGTGTCCACGCGCGCCTGGGACGAGCGCAAGTACGGCGGCTCGCTGATGTTCATCGACACGCGCATGCAGCCGCGCGTCGACGAACTGCTGCGCGGCATGATCGTGCAGAGCGGCAACGACGCGACGGTGGCGCTGGCCGAGGCGGTCGGCGGCACGGTCGAGAACTTCGTCGCGATGATGAACAAGCAGGCCCAGGCCTGGGGCCTGAAGAACACGCAGTTCAAGAACCCCTCGGGGCTGACCGAGCCGGGCCACAAGACGACGCCGCGCGAGATCGCCTACATCGCCACGCGCATCATCCAGGACCACCCGAAGTTCTATCCGATCTATTCGGAGCGGGCCTTCGCGTTCAACAACATCCGCCAGGACAACCGCAACCTGCTGCTGGGCCGCGACCCGAGCGTCGACGGCATGAAGACCGGCTACACCGAAGCCGCCGGCTACTGCCTGGTCGCCAGCGCCCAGCGCGACATGCCCAACGGCAAGCGCCGGCTGCTGTCGGTGGTGATGGGCACGGCCTCGATGCAGGCCCGGGCCAACGAGAGCCAGAAGCTGCTGAACTGGGGCTACGCCGCCTGGGATGCGATCCGCCTGTTCGACGCCGGCAAGGCCGTGGCCACCGTGCCGGTCTGGAAGGGCAACAAGTCCGAAGCCCGCCTGGGCGCGCCGGGCGCGATCTTCGTCGCCGTGCCGCGCGGCGAGGGCGAGAAGCTGAAGACCTCGATCGAGCGCACCGACCCGCTGGTCGCGCCGCTGCAGCAGGGCCAGCGCGTCGGCACGCTGAAGGTGACGACCGCCGGCGGCACGACGGTGGCGCAGATCCCGCTGCAGGTGCTGGAGCCGGTGGGGCTGGCCGGCATCTTCGGCCGCGCCTGGGATGCCGTGCGGCTCTGGATCAAGTAA
- a CDS encoding alpha/beta hydrolase: MNAATERRAIPGPVGPLDVAIDAPAAGLRGVAVLCHPHPLHGGTLDNKVVQTLARAFVQLGYRAVRFNFRGVGGSGGEWDAGVGELDDALAVAAAFRDPSLPLAVGGFSFGGAITTQLAARLADAGTPVERQVLVAPAVRNFRAAPVPQDSVVIHGEADEVVPLAAVLDWARPQSLPLTVVPGAGHFFHGQLTLLKQIVVGAWHR; this comes from the coding sequence ATGAACGCCGCCACCGAGCGCCGGGCGATTCCCGGCCCGGTCGGCCCGCTGGACGTCGCGATCGACGCCCCCGCGGCCGGCCTGCGCGGCGTCGCCGTGCTCTGCCACCCGCACCCGCTGCACGGCGGCACGCTGGACAACAAGGTCGTGCAGACGCTGGCGCGCGCCTTCGTGCAGCTGGGCTACCGTGCGGTGCGCTTCAACTTCCGCGGCGTCGGCGGCTCCGGCGGCGAATGGGATGCCGGCGTCGGCGAGCTGGACGACGCGCTGGCCGTCGCCGCCGCCTTCCGCGACCCCTCGCTGCCGCTGGCCGTCGGCGGCTTCTCCTTCGGCGGCGCGATCACCACCCAGCTGGCCGCGCGCCTGGCCGACGCCGGCACGCCGGTCGAGCGCCAGGTGCTCGTCGCGCCGGCGGTACGGAACTTCCGCGCCGCGCCGGTGCCTCAGGACAGCGTCGTGATCCACGGCGAGGCCGACGAGGTCGTGCCGCTGGCGGCGGTGCTCGACTGGGCGCGTCCCCAGTCGCTGCCGCTGACGGTGGTGCCCGGCGCCGGCCATTTCTTTCACGGGCAGCTCACGCTGCTCAAGCAGATCGTCGTCGGTGCCTGGCACCGCTGA
- a CDS encoding (2Fe-2S) ferredoxin domain-containing protein, whose amino-acid sequence MSYFRHHIFFCLNERPAGESSCARQGAQEAFEHCKARVKAEGLSGAGGVRVNKAGCLHRCAGGPVAVVYPEGTWYTYVDREDIDEIVESHLKNGRPVERLMLPPDVGR is encoded by the coding sequence ATGAGTTATTTCCGGCACCACATCTTCTTCTGCCTCAACGAGCGGCCCGCCGGAGAGTCGAGCTGCGCCCGCCAAGGTGCGCAGGAGGCGTTCGAGCACTGCAAGGCGCGCGTCAAGGCCGAAGGCCTGTCCGGAGCCGGCGGCGTGCGCGTCAACAAGGCCGGCTGCCTGCACCGCTGCGCCGGCGGCCCGGTGGCCGTCGTCTACCCCGAAGGCACCTGGTACACCTACGTCGACCGCGAGGACATCGACGAGATCGTCGAGTCGCACCTGAAGAACGGGCGGCCGGTCGAGCGCCTGATGCTGCCGCCCGACGTCGGCCGATGA